From the genome of Capsicum annuum cultivar UCD-10X-F1 chromosome 4, UCD10Xv1.1, whole genome shotgun sequence:
GTTGCATCATGTGTTTAACAGGTACTATGGCCAGTCGACAACAGAAGGGTAAAGGTCAGGTCGGATCATCGTGGTCTACTAAGAAGAGGAGTCGTTCTGGGGCTAGTACttctaaccccccccccccctaattCCACATGGGCAGCCACAGCTGTATGGTATGCGCGCAGTATTCGAGTCAGGGAGAAAATGGTATTCCGCTCATGATGAAAACAAGTATGTCGGAGATCAGCACATTAACCGGGAAAATCTGCTAAAGGAATTTCCCAGCATGGTTCGCAGACTTGAGCAGTTGCAGATGCAATTCCTTTTTTACCAACCATACGAGTGTAATCTCAGGTTGGTCAGGGAATTCTATGCAAACTGGGACCCCTATAATGGGGATTCCTCGGTGCAGATCCGCGGACAATTGGTCACCTTTACTCCTCACACTCTAAATGTCCTCCTCGGGACACCTGACGCCGATCCACAAATACTCAAGGAGCTATATATTCAGCCACCTTATCGTCAGATTCGCCATTTTCTGTGTGGCATGCATTCTTCTGCACGATGGATTAGACAGCGGGGAACTGGAATTCATCATTACTTTCCCTACAGTCACATGAATTGGGAGGCTCGAATTTGGGCGAAGATTATTTATACTTGTTTGCTGCAGTCCACGCATATGACTAATGTAACCCACGACAGGGTTTGCCTGATTTATGCCCTCATGCGAGATGACATAGATCTGAATATCGGGAGCATCATTTTTACAGGTATGAATAAGGCCTGGTTGAATCCGGAGCATCGGTATGGCTTTGGGGGCGTGATTACTAGATTCTTACGAAATGAAGGGGTCCCAGAAGAAGATGCTGATTTTCGACCTCCTATCATCCTGAAGCCGCTTGCTATCTCCCGAACAAAGGGAACTGATGCTTATGGACTGAATTTGACTATGCCCGAGCAGTTAAATCGGATAGAGGAGACTGTAGCTTAAACTTTTGGGTTGCAGATGCTGCAGATGCGGATAGGGGGTCGGCCTGCCACTCAACAGGAGATGCGGGCTGTCGAGTTAGACTATCCTTTTGGCCCCTACACAAGAGCCATGCTGCGACTCGATCCAGATTTTGAGGATCCGGTGGATGATGATGTTGCGACAGACACAGCACAGGCTGCCCTACTCTGATGACGAGATGGATTCCgatcatgatgatgatgctgaCCTTGACTCTGATGACGGAGCCCATGACTAGTGAGAGGAGAGCTGATCCCCATCTTCAAGTGTGAGGTGGCGGAACCCTCGTTTATGTTCTGTATTGACTGTTGGATATGGATCTttactttactatttttctttcttcttgctGAACAAGTTTTTGGAGTTTGATTTTGTTTTGGAACTTGACTGTGTGGTACACTTTGTTCAATTGGATTTTGTAACACTTTTTGTTTATGTGAAGGATATGTGGAATATGGTATTAGAAAagcattttggtatttttcatcatatttttcaCCGTTTGAAGTACTAGCCAAATCTTTCCTTGTGTGTTGGGCCATTTTTGGGTAACTATTCAATTACCGCATCGGAAGATGTGAATTGAGATTTGATTGGATTACTTTTGACAAAGAACAAGATCGAGAGTCGTAAGGTATCTAACTTGATTCCATTCATGCACTGTGAGAGTCAGGCCTTAGTCATATTCTACATGAATagtaatgtctagaacttgctcgaTGTGTCtataaagcaaaataaagggtGTTGGATTTAGGAAATGATCTAGGCATTTCTTTGTTAGCCAAATTGCAGACTTCTTATCCACCTACACTTATGTCTATCCGTAATTAAGCCCCTTTGAGACAATAGCCTgattttctttggcagcctcatacGTAGCCTAATCTTTTCTTTGATGGACCTAAATTCGATCCCTAGCTCTTATGCGCTTTAATATCAAAATGATCTAAAAAGTAGGGAGTGCTAAGTCGAAAGAGGGAGGTGAAAGTGAAACTCTAAAGAAATGTTCAGTGTTTGTCTAAATTGTGATGGTTAGGAGCTATAGAAATTATGAAAGAAATTTGTTTGTGCGTCCAGTTtttattacaatgaacctgttttagccctggtccatTTAGGATGATGTGAATCTCAATCACGACAAAGAGCcttagttgagggtggctactataggggtgcatGAAAATAACCAGTGTGTAAGAAAAGAGCTGAGGTTCAGTTTGTAGTGAGAAAGGAAATACTCCAACCATCGTGTTTGTTAATATCCTGAACAAGTGTGGGGTGGAACCATTGATGTGTGAAGACATTTAAGTGAGAATTGGATTGATAGGAAGTGATCTTGGAAGGGTTGttatgtattaaagcacttaggggaATTAGTCACCatttcctaaatagttcctacccatcccttagcctacattacaactatTTAAAGACCTAGTTGATTCTATTTCGCAGTACCCGACTATTAGTGGAATAGTACACTAAGAGCAAGGTTATGGTTCATTGTTTGTCATGTATGAAGTATTTGTTGAGAGTGAGCGATTGTACTTGATAGCCCCTAATATGAAGTGTTACAGAAAAGTGTAAGTAGTATGGGGAACTTTCTTGCTGTGAGGGTGCATGCGGATGAAAGTCCGGATCTCTTATTGTTGCTTGATGGAGTGCTTTGATTTAGTTGCTGACAAATCGAATGTCATTATTGAGACGTCGATGTAACTTGAAATACTGTGTTCATGTGCATTAGAGTAATGTCAGCATATCTTAATATGAATCAGTATGATCATTCATAAGTGCCCAAGGCAAGCATGTTATTAGGTTGTTATGTGAAGCTTAATGCAGAATCATGTTTGaaattgttcgaggacgaacatggtcttaagtgtggggtggtgatcttggccATATTTATATGTCTGAGCACCGATATTTGTCAAAAATAGTCCTAGTTTTCTGagcttaaatttttgtttttcattatatTTGGTGTACAATGCATGATAGAAGTAATGGGTGCGATTAGTACTGCAGGATGCAAAATCGATGAATTTATGGGTGAATTGGAtacacaaaagagagtatgtatTGATAGAGGTGTTGAGTTGATTCATTGGAGTATTGCGGACACTGGATGAAGGCTGAAAGCATGTCTAAGAGCTG
Proteins encoded in this window:
- the LOC124897641 gene encoding uncharacterized protein LOC124897641 is translated as MRAVFESGRKWYSAHDENKYVGDQHINRENLLKEFPSMVRRLEQLQMQFLFYQPYECNLRLVREFYANWDPYNGDSSVQIRGQLVTFTPHTLNVLLGTPDADPQILKELYIQPPYRQIRHFLCGMHSSARWIRQRGTGIHHYFPYSHMNWEARIWAKIIYTCLLQSTHMTNVTHDRVCLIYALMRDDIDLNIGSIIFTGMNKAWLNPEHRYGFGGVITRFLRNEGVPEEDADFRPPIILKPLAISRTKGTDAYGLNLTMPEQLNRIEETVA